The genome window AcaaaatcattttaattttcgGAGGCGACTAATGCTGCTATTTCACTTGTGACATTAGTGTACGTATCGTACTCCTGCCCCGCTCTGCGAGCTTATCGTCCTTACAATCATTAGTACAACGTATTAACTTTCCAATATACAAGTACATCAAATATGCAGTTATGACAGGAAATCACTATTGTCCGTCTAACCACCATTTCCATACTGGGAAATAGCTCCCTCCCTTCAGCCTTTCTTGTCTTCCTCTTCCATCGACCCAGTTGTTTGCCACCGTAATTACGTTTCCGTATATATGGAGAAGACGGATCTTGGCTTTGCATCAGGAGGAATAAATTATCATACTTAGGAATATTCTATCCACTTTATACCCGCCGGTCGGATTATTTCATTCGAAATTTCAGTAGATTTTCTCTGCCCTTACGTTTATAAATTTTAACTCTCTGGACGAACTTCCAACAAGTTTATCAACCTCTGCTCCTAATGGTCGGCTCCGTGTTTGAAAGCGCGGGCTTGAAATGGACATGAAGGTCAATAACAACCACTATAAACATTCAATTCAATCCGAATCGGAACGTAATGGTCTGTCTAAGTCAGTATAAAAATCCTGTGTCAGTTGCAATTGCCTTCCTGAACGGAAATCAAGACATTTGATAAGTAAATTCAGTCCACTTCATGTTTCATTCGTCCTCACTCATCCGTATTCGTTAATTctgtgagattttttttattcagctagctttttcattgaaaagcagaacagacaattttaATTCCTATGAACTTTGTGGTGTGAAAAACCCGTATTAAACTGGAAAAACTGgaattataaatatataattggGAACGTGTTTGAATGAACTACATccctttccattttgcactgaAGGGAAACGATATGTCACCTGTTTAATATGTTGCCACGAAAGTCTGACTGTAGAGTTCATCGAGTGAAACCATTGAAAGaatcggaaaatttgaaaatggggTGTGCCGCGTCCCAGGCAGGGTTATCTCATGCAGCGCAGACCGACATTATTGGAAAAGGCGATGTAGATGAACCTACGATTTCTGCATCACTAGATCCTGTCCAATACCGTAAGTCGTAGCAAATACATCCAtgcaaatatattaaaaattatgttttGACTTTTATTTAACTGTAATAATGAAATGTAGTGAATGACGAAAATAGGActtgtaatttttttgattatttatattattggaTACTTTTTTATTAAGACAATTTTGTCATGCAGCACCGGCAGAGGCATTCGAAATACCAATCGCCGATGGGCACGAACACGGAGGTGATGACAGCCTTATTAGGAAACATCCACCCAAGCGACTACAACGTCTAACTGAAGTACCTTTAGTTGAAACAACGATTGAAGATCTTGAAGAAAAGTTAGCTAAAGCTGATATTCGCCGACAAAGGTACTTGCAGGAAAAAGCAGAGAGAATTGAAAGTTTGGGGAGCACGGGTTTAAAAAACAAAAGccaagacaaggaggaagatggACATGAAGGCAATAATAAAGACATTTAATATGTAAGTCAATACACGGCGAATTGAATGTGAATCGGAAAACTagtgaaaaacttgaaaaagttCTGAAGGCACAAGGTAACATGTAACACCACTTTGTACTTACCTGCTGTTTACAACAAATAAAACCTGTGATTGCTTGAATGAAAAGCTTTCCATTTTAATTACACTTCACCTTTTTGTTCTCATCTCCAATTAACCATTAGTGTTATGCCGGATTCGCATGTTTGCCAAACCTCAAGAAACCATCATTGAAACTTTTGGATAGTGTTTAGCTTGCGAGCGCTTGTGGTCGATCCGATCGAGTATCGGTCTTTTGGACAAATCAAACGTATTTGCTTGGCTGCTCAGAAAACAGGAAAGCACTTCCAATCGGGTGGAGGGCGATGTTTACTCCGCCGAACGTTTGAAGTTTGTGGCAAGTCCTAACCGTGTGGAAACGGCATTAGAACTTTTAGGGGGTTTGATTTTCATCTTTTGTGTTTATATAATTTTGCCTTCATTGCTTCAGGGTACATATACATATCTACTACTTTGATCAATCATTCGTCATTCTCAGAATTGCCACAATATGGCACTGCTACTGACCCGAAAGCTCTTTTGTTAGGTTCTCATATCTGTGCTAACATTGCCTCCAAATATCCGTCTATCCACGTATTTTCGACTAAAagactttgtgtaaaacaaaactagaTTTAGAAGCACTTTTCTAAAAAAGGACTACATcgattgaaaaaaaactttggTGAAAAAACTGTAAACTTCCATTCATGCCGTCAGTGGCGTGAGTTTGTATGGAAATTAAAGGAGGGCTCCTCGTAAATAAAAAGTGGAGATTGCATTTTTCTATAAATGTTTTAATGAAGAGTACTCAATGAAAGatttcaattagtatttttagaGGCAGATCTTTACTGAAATGTACGCTTGCTGTTAGAAGACCGCCTGAAGTTTATACTTGTTGACCTCTCACCGGCCTATTTGAAGGCGGATTGCATTATTATGCAAATAGGGTAGTGAGAGATCAACAAGTATAAACTTCAGGAAGTCTTCTAACAGCAAGGGTGCATTTCAGGTACATTTTCTCGAAATTAATTGCAAAACAACCACTAAAGATAacctaatgatttttttttatctaatttgtacatgtttttacttttaaaaaataCCCATCCCTTTTCTACGTCTTTGAAAAGTGCTTGCTATAGTCATTGTCGAAATATCACGGGCAACTTTGAGGgacctttattttaatttaatttttttctaaccGAATTTAAAAATGAATTATATATCTTATTAATAAATGTTCCATTGACTATGCTGTTCCAATcgggatttttattattttgaaatttgcaaatATACATCATTTTATAAAACAGTTGTAATTTGCCCTTTTTTAACtctttactaataataataataaatataaatatttctgTTAGAAGTGATGTTTAAGATAAAATATGGCATAAAACATGATTGCAGAAGCTTACAATTCAATCCGTAATGCCAGGGCCGTAGCGTTCGTTACCTTATTAAGAAAATATTCTCGGTTGGCCGCATTTTCCTCTCTCCGGGCCCTTTTTGCAGTATTACTCACCCTATGTTCGGAGCGGTCGATGTGTTTTTCGTCTCCCAAACGCGTCacgtcggtttcgccattttgttttatcaaaagcctgatctggatacaatcgcgaggctttcaaaaccccatctagcgtatcaagctaccattgtttcgccttttggtcgcttaccatcaacttcgatgttcacatcaATCTTGGCGa of Hermetia illucens chromosome 4, iHerIll2.2.curated.20191125, whole genome shotgun sequence contains these proteins:
- the LOC119653860 gene encoding uncharacterized protein LOC119653860, producing MLPRKSDCRVHRVKPLKESENLKMGCAASQAGLSHAAQTDIIGKGDVDEPTISASLDPVQYPPAEAFEIPIADGHEHGGDDSLIRKHPPKRLQRLTEVPLVETTIEDLEEKLAKADIRRQRYLQEKAERIESLGSTGLKNKSQDKEEDGHEGNNKDI